CCGCTCTGCCTTTCTCACTTTTAAACCATCGCTCCACCCAACCACGGTAAGTGCTACGTCCATTGACCTTTTTCGCCATTTACGATATATTAACAATTGTTCTTCCTCAGCCGAGCCGCTCCCACATCTCGCAGGTGCCCTGAATGAGCAGCAACACGAATTTGAACTTCGACATTGGTGACAAAGTTGTCTATCCCAACCATGGCGTAGGAATAATCGAGCAGATTAGTAGCCGCACCATTGGCGCCTGTGTCGAGCGTTTTTACCTCCTGAAAATCAAGTCCAGCAGCCTGAAAGTCATGGTCCCGTTCAACAACGTTGCCAGCGTCGGGCTGCGCCGCGTCATTCGTAATGGTGATGTGCAGAAGGTGATTGATTTTCTCACCGACGGCAAGTGTTGCAATCATGCGGATTGGAAGTACCGGTTCAAGGAGAACTCGGAGAAAATGCGCACCGGCTCGCTTTTGGAAGTGGCGGCCGTGCTGAAGGGCTTGCTGCTGCTGGCGCAGAGCAAGCCGCTTTCGTTCCGCGAGAAGAAAATGTTGGAGCGCGCCCGCTACCTGCTCGTCAGCGAATTAGCCATGGCCAAAAACTGCGACGAACCTCAGATCGAGCAACTCCTTTCCAAGGCCTTGTCCAAGTCTAAGCTCCGC
The sequence above is drawn from the Terriglobales bacterium genome and encodes:
- a CDS encoding CarD family transcriptional regulator, which codes for MSSNTNLNFDIGDKVVYPNHGVGIIEQISSRTIGACVERFYLLKIKSSSLKVMVPFNNVASVGLRRVIRNGDVQKVIDFLTDGKCCNHADWKYRFKENSEKMRTGSLLEVAAVLKGLLLLAQSKPLSFREKKMLERARYLLVSELAMAKNCDEPQIEQLLSKALSKSKLRFPETIAEA